The following coding sequences are from one Achromobacter sp. B7 window:
- a CDS encoding CoA-acylating methylmalonate-semialdehyde dehydrogenase: MKKIPHFINGQHFDGRSSRYADGFNPATGEICSSIPLASNEDVALAVAAAKAAFPAWSETPALKRARILFNFKALLDQHQDELAELITREHGKVFSDAKGEVMRGIEIVEFACGIPQLLKGQYSDQIGGGIDNWSMRQALGVVAGITPFNFPMMVPCWMFPVAIACGNTFVLKPSERDPSASLRLAELLTEAGLPPGVFNVVHGDKLAVDALINHPDVEALSFVGSTPIAEYIYAEGTKRGKRVQALGGAKNHLVVMPDADLDQVTDALMGAAYGSAGERCMAISVAVAVGDVADKVVERLTPRVKALIVKDGMNADAEMGPLVTAQHRNKVMGYIEDGIAAGADLVVDGRGLTVPGNEKGYFLGGTLFDNVKPAMNIYREEIFGPVLCIVRVPDFASAVELINAHEFGNGVACFTSDGGVARAFARQIKVGMVGINVPIPVPMAWHSFGGWKRSLFGDHHAYGEEGIRFYSRYKSVMQRWPDSIAKGAEFTMPVAK, encoded by the coding sequence ATGAAGAAGATCCCCCATTTCATCAACGGCCAGCATTTCGATGGCCGCAGCAGCCGCTACGCCGACGGTTTCAACCCCGCCACCGGCGAAATCTGCTCGTCCATTCCGCTGGCGTCCAACGAAGACGTGGCGCTGGCCGTCGCGGCCGCCAAGGCCGCGTTCCCGGCCTGGTCCGAAACCCCCGCGCTCAAGCGCGCCCGCATCCTGTTCAACTTCAAGGCGCTGCTGGATCAGCACCAGGACGAACTGGCCGAGCTCATCACCCGCGAACACGGCAAGGTGTTCTCGGATGCCAAGGGCGAAGTCATGCGCGGCATCGAAATCGTTGAATTCGCCTGCGGCATTCCGCAGTTGCTCAAGGGCCAGTATTCCGACCAGATCGGCGGCGGCATCGACAACTGGAGCATGCGCCAGGCACTGGGCGTGGTGGCCGGCATCACGCCGTTCAACTTCCCGATGATGGTGCCGTGCTGGATGTTCCCCGTGGCCATCGCCTGCGGCAACACCTTCGTGCTCAAGCCCTCCGAACGTGACCCGTCCGCGTCCCTGCGCCTGGCCGAACTGCTCACCGAAGCCGGCCTGCCTCCCGGCGTGTTCAACGTGGTGCACGGCGACAAGCTGGCCGTGGACGCGCTGATCAATCACCCGGACGTTGAAGCGCTGTCGTTCGTGGGCTCTACCCCCATCGCCGAATACATCTACGCCGAAGGCACCAAGCGCGGCAAGCGCGTGCAAGCGCTGGGCGGCGCCAAGAACCATCTGGTCGTCATGCCCGACGCCGACCTGGACCAGGTCACCGACGCGCTGATGGGCGCCGCGTATGGTTCGGCCGGCGAACGCTGCATGGCAATCTCGGTTGCCGTGGCGGTGGGCGATGTGGCTGACAAGGTGGTCGAACGCCTGACCCCGCGCGTCAAGGCGCTGATCGTCAAGGACGGCATGAACGCCGACGCCGAAATGGGCCCGCTGGTCACGGCGCAGCACCGCAACAAGGTCATGGGCTACATCGAAGACGGCATCGCGGCCGGCGCCGATCTGGTCGTGGACGGCCGTGGCCTGACAGTGCCCGGCAACGAAAAGGGCTACTTCCTGGGCGGCACGCTGTTCGACAACGTCAAGCCCGCCATGAACATCTATCGCGAAGAAATCTTCGGCCCGGTGCTGTGCATCGTGCGCGTGCCCGACTTCGCCAGCGCCGTTGAACTGATCAACGCGCACGAGTTCGGCAACGGCGTGGCGTGCTTCACGTCCGACGGCGGCGTGGCCCGCGCATTCGCACGCCAGATCAAGGTCGGCATGGTCGGCATCAACGTGCCGATTCCGGTACCGATGGCGTGGCATTCGTTCGGCGGCTGGAAGCGTTCGCTGTTTGGCGACCACCACGCCTACGGCGAAGAAGGCATCCGCTTCTACTCGCGCTACAAGAGCGTGATGCAGCGCTGGCCGGACAGCATCGCCAAGGGCGCCGAATTCACCATGCCCGTGGCGAAATAA